The proteins below come from a single Notamacropus eugenii isolate mMacEug1 chromosome 7, mMacEug1.pri_v2, whole genome shotgun sequence genomic window:
- the NDUFB1 gene encoding NADH dehydrogenase [ubiquinone] 1 beta subcomplex subunit 1 — protein MVNLIQAVRDHWVHILVPMGFVIGYYMDKRSDEKLTAFRNKSMLFKRELKPNEEVTWK, from the exons ATGGTGAATTTGATTCAGGCTGTGCGTGACCACTGGGTTCATATTCTGGTACCAATGGGATTTGTCATTGGCTATTATATGGACAAGAGAAGTGATGAAAAACTAACTGCTTTCCGGAATAAGAGCATGTTATTTAAAAG GGAACTAAAACCTAATGAAGAAGTTACCTGGAAATGA
- the ATXN3 gene encoding ataxin-3 isoform X3: protein MESIFHEKQEGSLCAQHCLNNLLQGEYFSPVELSSIAHQLDEEERMRMAEGGVTSEDYRTFLQQPSGNMDDSGFFSIQVISNALKVWGLELILFNSPEYQRLGIDPINERSFICNYKEHWFTVRKLGKQWFNLNSLLTGPELISDTYLALFLAQLQQEGYSIFVVKGDLPDCEADQLLQMIRVQQMHRPKLIGEELAQLKDQRVQKTDLEHSLEVSHSYDGTGMLDEDEENLQRALALSRQEIDMEDEEADLRRAIRLSMQGGSRNNISEDIPQPSGTNSPTSLTSEELRKRREAYFEKQQQPEQIPPLHEKPTTSADALEIDPGILC from the exons ATGGAGTCCATCTTCCACGAGAAA CAAGAAGGCTCACTCTGTGCTCAACATTGCCTGAATAATCTATTGCAAGGGGAATATTTTAGCCCTGTGGAATTATCCTCTATTGCTCATCAGCTAGATGAAGAAGAGAGGATGAGGATGGCAGAGGGAGGAGTCACTAGTGAAGACTATCGAACATTTTTACAG caaccttcaggaaacatggaTGACAGTGGTTTCTTCTCTATTCAA GTTATAAGCAATGCCTTGAAAGTTTGGGGTTTAGAGCTAATCCTCTTCAACAGCCCAGAGTATCAGAGGCTCGGGATCGATCCTAT aaatGAAAGATCATTTATATGCAACTATAAGGAACATTGGTTTACGGTTCGAAAATTAGGAAAACAg tggttTAACCTAAACTCTCTCTTGACGGGTCCAGAATTAATATCAGATACTTACCTTGCACTTTTCTTGGCTCAGTTACAACAAGAAG gttattCCATATTTGTTGTTAAGGGTGACCTACCAGACTGTGAAGCTGACCAGCTCCTGCAGATGATTCGGGTACAACAAATGCATAGACCAAAACTCATTGGAGAAGAATTAGCCCAACTCAAAGATCAAAG AGTACAGAAAACAGACCTAGAGCACTCTTTAGAAGTAAGTCATTCATATGATGGAACGGGAATGTtagatgaagatgaagagaatCTACAAAGAGCTCTAGCGCTAAGTCGACAGGAAATTGATATGGAAGATGAAGAAGCAGATCTGCGTAGAGCAATTCGACTTAGTATGCAAG gtGGTTCCAGAAATAATATTTCAGAAGACATTCCACAGCCATCAGGTACAAATTCACCAACATCTCTTACTTCAGAAGAACTACGAAAGAGAAGAGAAGCCTACTTTGAAAA